A window from Sinanaerobacter sp. ZZT-01 encodes these proteins:
- a CDS encoding AI-2E family transporter, protein MSRLREILKDKQYTKASIFISITTICLYIIYLIISNFSSILISINSAIGSLISAFSPFLIGLLLCYLLSPLVEMIDDRLIGKFFHPKTKDPILLERFKKRSRIFSILLTFLLILSILLLILYAFTVLILGQVVFFSLQSMLDNLILYFTEYEKIIYDILQKIPNSGLDTNWQETINHILTWFSQIFNADAAVNFIANIGNGILNFALGIVVSFYLLKDRDFFLRLWRKTLHLLLPMEQSSKFSETLREVDVVIGRFLRGQLLDGLIIAILSSIGLTIVGLDFAVLIGCFAGIANIIPYFGPILGMIPAAIVGLLSGSFSQAAFAVLVLFVIQQIDGAIISPKVVGSSTGLHPVFVLVAVTVGGYYWGILGMLLAVPVAAILKLFLMKKLRNLDS, encoded by the coding sequence ATGAGTCGACTCAGAGAAATTCTCAAGGATAAGCAATACACTAAAGCGAGTATTTTTATATCCATAACTACTATTTGTTTATATATTATATATCTTATTATTTCTAATTTTTCTTCCATTCTTATAAGCATAAATTCTGCGATTGGAAGTTTAATCAGTGCTTTTTCTCCATTTCTCATTGGATTGTTGCTTTGCTATCTTCTAAGTCCTCTTGTTGAAATGATTGACGACCGATTGATTGGAAAATTCTTTCATCCAAAGACAAAAGATCCGATTTTATTAGAGCGCTTTAAAAAAAGGAGCAGAATTTTCAGTATTTTATTGACCTTCCTTTTAATTCTCAGCATCCTTCTTTTAATCCTCTATGCATTTACTGTACTAATTTTAGGACAAGTTGTATTTTTCAGTCTTCAAAGCATGTTAGACAATCTGATTCTTTATTTTACGGAATATGAAAAAATCATTTATGACATTCTGCAAAAGATACCAAACAGCGGCTTGGATACAAACTGGCAGGAAACTATCAATCATATTCTGACTTGGTTCTCCCAAATTTTTAATGCAGATGCCGCTGTCAATTTCATTGCAAATATTGGAAATGGCATCTTAAACTTTGCTTTAGGTATTGTTGTTTCTTTCTATTTATTAAAAGATCGCGACTTTTTTCTGCGTTTATGGAGAAAAACCTTACACTTACTTCTTCCGATGGAGCAAAGCTCTAAGTTCAGTGAAACGCTGAGAGAAGTTGATGTTGTTATCGGTCGATTCTTACGTGGGCAGTTATTGGATGGTCTTATTATTGCGATCTTATCTTCCATTGGTTTGACTATTGTCGGACTTGACTTTGCTGTTTTAATCGGCTGTTTTGCCGGAATTGCAAACATAATCCCTTATTTCGGACCAATCTTAGGTATGATTCCTGCTGCAATCGTGGGATTATTAAGCGGCAGCTTCAGCCAAGCAGCTTTTGCTGTATTGGTACTATTTGTAATTCAACAAATAGACGGCGCAATCATTTCTCCAAAGGTGGTCGGTTCGAGTACCGGCCTTCACCCTGTTTTTGTCTTGGTTGCAGTTACGGTTGGCGGCTATTATTGGGGCATTTTAGGCATGCTTCTAGCTGTTCCTG